A window of Ignicoccus hospitalis KIN4/I contains these coding sequences:
- a CDS encoding transketolase family protein has product MNESPRNAFGEQLVKEGEKRKDLVVLTADVADATRTKWFAEKFPERFINVGISEQNMIGMSAGLAAVGFQPLVAAFAMFLMRAWEQVRNTVCRAHVNVKIVGTHAGFSDAGDGSSHQVLEDVALMRTLPCMSVVVPADATEIRKALPEVLDYPTPVYMRIGRDYGPKVYSDNNYEFRVGEAVWLKDGYDFAIIGNGPLLWDALVAAEKLEKEGTSVAVINMHTVKPLDTKTLDKVAGKYSGIVTVEEHGVRGGLGSAVAEYLVQTSPVPMEILGARSFGKSARDVRHIIIANGLDFTSIINAVKRLERRVRR; this is encoded by the coding sequence ATGAACGAGTCGCCCCGTAACGCGTTCGGCGAGCAGTTGGTCAAGGAGGGGGAGAAGAGGAAGGACTTGGTGGTGCTAACCGCCGACGTGGCCGACGCCACGAGGACGAAGTGGTTCGCCGAGAAGTTCCCAGAAAGGTTCATCAATGTTGGCATTTCCGAACAAAACATGATAGGGATGAGTGCCGGCTTAGCGGCCGTGGGCTTCCAGCCGCTGGTGGCGGCCTTCGCGATGTTCTTGATGAGGGCTTGGGAGCAAGTTAGGAATACGGTCTGTAGGGCCCACGTTAACGTGAAGATAGTGGGCACCCACGCCGGCTTCTCCGACGCCGGCGACGGCTCCTCCCACCAAGTGCTAGAAGACGTGGCCCTCATGAGGACGTTGCCCTGTATGAGCGTGGTGGTGCCGGCGGACGCCACCGAGATAAGGAAGGCCTTGCCGGAGGTGTTGGACTACCCTACGCCAGTTTACATGAGGATAGGAAGAGACTACGGTCCTAAGGTGTACAGCGACAACAACTACGAGTTCAGAGTTGGGGAGGCGGTCTGGCTCAAGGACGGTTACGACTTCGCGATAATAGGCAACGGCCCCTTGCTGTGGGACGCCTTGGTGGCGGCCGAAAAGCTCGAGAAGGAAGGGACCAGCGTCGCAGTGATAAACATGCATACGGTGAAGCCTCTGGACACCAAGACGTTAGACAAAGTGGCGGGGAAGTACTCCGGCATAGTTACTGTGGAAGAGCACGGCGTCAGGGGAGGGCTCGGCTCGGCGGTGGCGGAGTACTTGGTCCAGACCTCTCCGGTGCCCATGGAGATACTCGGCGCCCGCTCGTTCGGAAAGTCAGCCCGAGACGTGAGACACATTATAATTGCGAACGGACTCGACTTTACCTCTATAATCAACGCTGTGAAAAGGCTCGAGAGGAGGGTTAGAAGATGA
- a CDS encoding bifunctional chorismate mutase/prephenate dehydrogenase — MSENPLESLKVKRRELDKLDKEILRLLKRRFEIVKEITDTKKNLGLPVYDRDREEEVMVTRTVWGLELGIPQEFTKEMFKMILEESKKIQLYTPEKVYVGIYGYGGMGEQLVKVFSRAGHRVVVTGRNLEKAEGLAKRFKVEWGEPKEVAKEVEWLILAVPPKAVPGLVKELAPLMRSGALLSDISSVKKTLVEEVLKVLPEYIEYISLHPLFGPEVEPLGETVVVVPVKSYDYWVRLVQNIFVSMGFEVITSTPEEHDRAMAVTQVLHHFALVSLDEAAKKLSKEYGVDYMRYATRSFKKTLETIQRLKELSEVIDEIQEMNEYAAHAREEFLKVASQMDKRWRKGR; from the coding sequence ATGAGCGAGAACCCGCTCGAGTCCCTTAAGGTTAAGAGGAGAGAACTCGACAAGCTCGATAAAGAGATATTAAGGCTGCTCAAGAGGAGGTTCGAAATCGTCAAGGAGATTACGGACACCAAGAAGAACTTGGGGCTTCCGGTTTACGACAGAGATAGAGAGGAAGAGGTGATGGTAACTAGGACGGTCTGGGGCTTGGAGCTGGGGATACCCCAAGAGTTCACTAAGGAGATGTTCAAGATGATACTGGAGGAGTCCAAGAAGATTCAGCTGTACACGCCGGAGAAGGTGTACGTCGGGATTTACGGCTACGGGGGCATGGGGGAGCAACTGGTGAAGGTGTTCTCCAGGGCGGGACACAGGGTGGTGGTCACCGGGAGGAACTTGGAGAAGGCCGAGGGGTTGGCGAAGAGGTTCAAGGTCGAGTGGGGGGAGCCGAAGGAGGTGGCGAAGGAGGTCGAGTGGCTCATACTGGCCGTCCCGCCCAAGGCCGTTCCCGGGCTGGTGAAGGAGTTAGCCCCCCTCATGAGGTCCGGAGCGCTCTTGAGCGACATATCGTCAGTAAAGAAGACGCTTGTAGAAGAGGTGCTAAAGGTCTTGCCAGAGTACATAGAGTACATCAGCCTCCACCCGCTGTTCGGCCCCGAAGTGGAGCCGCTGGGTGAGACGGTAGTGGTCGTGCCGGTGAAGAGTTACGACTACTGGGTCAGGCTGGTCCAGAACATATTCGTGTCGATGGGGTTTGAAGTTATCACGAGCACCCCGGAAGAGCACGACAGGGCTATGGCAGTCACCCAAGTCCTCCACCACTTCGCACTGGTCAGCTTGGACGAGGCTGCTAAGAAGCTGTCCAAAGAGTACGGGGTTGACTACATGAGGTACGCCACCAGGTCGTTCAAGAAGACGCTCGAGACTATACAAAGATTGAAGGAGTTAAGCGAGGTCATAGATGAGATACAAGAGATGAACGAGTATGCCGCGCACGCGAGGGAGGAGTTCTTGAAGGTCGCGTCGCAAATGGACAAGAGGTGGAGGAAAGGCCGTTAA
- a CDS encoding ATP-binding cassette domain-containing protein: MGSGKSTLLYALAALLPLERGSVTVDDKPFSQADRRRAGILFQNPDDQLFNATVYDDVAYSLRTAGADEAEERALEVSERLGDKGPLGPQPLQAQLRPEEAGGAGLGGGLRPRVPLVR; the protein is encoded by the coding sequence ATGGGGTCCGGAAAGAGCACCCTACTCTACGCCCTCGCGGCCCTCTTGCCTCTAGAGAGGGGCTCGGTCACGGTCGACGACAAGCCCTTCTCTCAAGCGGACAGGAGGAGGGCTGGGATACTCTTCCAGAACCCTGACGACCAACTCTTCAACGCCACAGTTTACGATGATGTGGCCTACTCCCTCCGGACCGCGGGGGCGGACGAGGCGGAGGAGAGGGCGTTGGAAGTGTCCGAGAGGCTGGGGGATAAGGGACCTCTTGGGCCGCAACCCCTTCAAGCTCAGTTACGGCCAGAAGAAGCTGGTGGCGCTGGCCTCGGTGGCGGTTTACGACCCCGAGTCCCTCTTGTTAGATGA
- the thsB gene encoding thermosome subunit beta, translating into MAVRPIESMGVPVVILKEGSTRTYGREALRTNMMAARAVAEVLRTTFGPKGMDKMLVDSLGDVTITNDGATILDKMDLQHPAAKLLVQIAKGQDEEVGDGTKRAVIFAGELLKHAEDLLEKDVHPTIIIQGYKKALGKALEKIEEIAEPIDPEDKEKLKRIALTSLASKGVQEARELFAEIAVEAVNTIKEKRGDKWYVDLDYVQIVKKHGGSLKDTKLIKGVVLDKEVVHPNMPKRVENAKIAVLDAPLELEKPELDAEIRITSPEQLKALLEEKEEILRKKVEKLKEVGANVVITQKGIDEVAQYYLAKAGIMAVRRVKRSDLEKVARATGAKIISNVEDITPNDLGEAKLVEERKVGDDKMVFIEGAKNPRAVSVLIRGGFERIVDEAERSLRDALSAVADAVRAGKIVGAGGAPEVELALALRDYAREVGGKEQLAIEAFAKALEGIVMALVENAGYDPVEKLMQLRAAHAKEGCKHCGVDVYTGEITDMLKKGAFEAVAIPANAIKSGTEAATLILRIDDIVIAGKKEEESKGGEK; encoded by the coding sequence ATGGCGGTCAGGCCTATCGAGAGCATGGGCGTTCCGGTAGTGATACTCAAGGAGGGCTCCACCAGGACCTACGGCAGGGAGGCTCTGAGGACTAACATGATGGCCGCTAGGGCGGTCGCCGAGGTTCTGAGGACCACCTTCGGCCCCAAGGGAATGGACAAGATGTTGGTAGACAGCTTGGGCGACGTGACCATAACCAACGACGGCGCCACCATATTGGACAAGATGGACTTGCAGCACCCCGCCGCCAAGCTGCTGGTCCAGATAGCTAAGGGCCAGGACGAGGAGGTGGGCGACGGCACCAAGAGGGCGGTGATCTTCGCTGGCGAGCTCTTGAAGCACGCCGAGGACTTGTTGGAGAAGGACGTACACCCCACCATAATTATCCAAGGTTACAAGAAGGCCCTAGGGAAGGCGCTGGAGAAGATAGAGGAGATCGCCGAGCCCATCGACCCTGAGGACAAGGAGAAGCTCAAGAGGATAGCGCTCACCAGCTTGGCCAGCAAGGGCGTGCAAGAGGCTAGGGAGCTGTTCGCCGAGATCGCCGTGGAGGCGGTAAACACCATCAAGGAGAAGAGGGGCGACAAGTGGTACGTCGACTTGGACTACGTCCAAATAGTCAAGAAGCACGGCGGCAGCTTGAAGGACACCAAGCTGATAAAGGGAGTGGTCCTCGACAAGGAGGTAGTCCACCCCAACATGCCGAAGAGGGTAGAGAACGCTAAGATAGCCGTGCTCGACGCCCCGCTGGAGCTGGAGAAGCCCGAACTGGACGCCGAGATAAGGATAACCAGCCCCGAGCAGCTGAAGGCTCTACTGGAGGAGAAGGAGGAGATACTGAGGAAGAAGGTGGAGAAGCTCAAGGAAGTGGGCGCCAACGTGGTGATAACTCAGAAGGGCATCGACGAGGTCGCTCAGTACTACCTAGCGAAGGCCGGCATAATGGCCGTCAGGAGGGTGAAGAGGAGCGACCTGGAGAAGGTGGCCAGGGCCACCGGCGCCAAGATAATCAGCAACGTCGAGGACATAACTCCCAACGACTTGGGCGAGGCCAAGCTAGTGGAGGAGAGAAAGGTAGGCGACGACAAGATGGTCTTCATCGAGGGCGCCAAGAACCCGAGAGCAGTGAGCGTGCTGATCAGGGGAGGCTTCGAGAGGATCGTAGACGAGGCCGAGAGGAGCTTGAGGGACGCCCTCAGCGCAGTGGCTGACGCGGTGAGGGCCGGCAAGATAGTGGGCGCCGGAGGGGCGCCGGAGGTGGAGCTCGCGCTGGCGCTCAGGGACTACGCCAGGGAGGTGGGCGGCAAGGAGCAGCTAGCGATAGAGGCCTTCGCCAAGGCCCTAGAGGGCATAGTTATGGCCCTCGTCGAGAACGCCGGCTACGACCCGGTGGAGAAGCTGATGCAGCTGAGGGCCGCCCACGCCAAGGAGGGCTGCAAGCACTGCGGCGTAGACGTGTACACCGGCGAGATAACTGACATGTTGAAGAAGGGCGCCTTCGAGGCCGTCGCCATACCGGCCAACGCGATCAAGAGCGGAACCGAGGCCGCCACTCTGATACTGAGGATCGACGACATAGTGATAGCCGGCAAGAAGGAAGAGGAGAGCAAGGGCGGCGAGAAGTAA
- a CDS encoding sulfotransferase family protein — MVKPILINGFPRSGTTYLFRYLQWKFGEALFEPLTSPQVAVEFIKDERLKRDLLIKNPWNVNASFYRSWWIYDTKTLEEFKELVKGIPLKEVTLHFYLDLFQDGWEVYHIIRHPADNYFSYVNYFYGGRGFGRKLAFSALKGLAKLGFDSHKFFALWEMATRICPISSYSKIRRSFEAAFVYMWTVANWTALKTLGERRILVYEKPETLETLPEFREFSKNNPFKKKTYEGREKLFKKFDALAREVGVGEEFELLMELMR; from the coding sequence TTGGTCAAGCCCATCCTGATTAACGGTTTCCCGCGCTCCGGGACCACTTACTTGTTTAGGTACTTGCAGTGGAAGTTCGGCGAGGCCCTCTTCGAACCCCTCACCTCTCCTCAAGTGGCCGTCGAGTTCATCAAGGACGAGAGGTTGAAGAGGGACCTGTTAATCAAGAACCCTTGGAACGTGAACGCATCCTTCTATAGGTCGTGGTGGATCTACGACACCAAGACGTTGGAGGAGTTCAAGGAGTTGGTGAAGGGCATCCCCCTCAAGGAGGTGACGCTCCACTTCTACTTGGACCTCTTCCAAGACGGCTGGGAGGTCTACCACATAATCCGCCACCCTGCAGACAACTACTTCTCTTACGTCAACTACTTCTACGGGGGAAGAGGTTTCGGAAGGAAGTTAGCTTTCTCGGCGCTGAAGGGCTTAGCCAAACTCGGCTTCGACTCTCACAAGTTCTTCGCCCTGTGGGAGATGGCTACTAGGATATGCCCCATAAGCTCTTACTCTAAGATAAGGAGGTCCTTCGAGGCCGCCTTCGTTTACATGTGGACCGTCGCCAACTGGACGGCCCTCAAGACCTTGGGCGAGCGGAGGATATTAGTTTACGAGAAGCCGGAGACGCTCGAGACCTTGCCGGAGTTCCGCGAGTTCTCCAAGAATAACCCATTCAAGAAGAAGACTTACGAGGGGAGGGAGAAACTCTTCAAGAAGTTCGATGCCCTCGCCCGAGAGGTAGGGGTGGGAGAGGAGTTCGAACTCCTTATGGAGCTCATGAGGTAA
- a CDS encoding NAD(P)/FAD-dependent oxidoreductase, whose protein sequence is MAKVVILGGGVAGLTVAHALAEKGVESTVVSLHDYYISGPSRPLILSGEQSVDRITRGYNFLPKEIKVTYGRVEEVDFANRKVKLANKRELDYDYLVVALGLRYAYDAIKIEDHVFNVYDLGKVFDLKHLVWNITEGTIVVNAPKQPYRCAPAPGETVMTIDMILRHRGVRDKVKLIFVDGNEKPQPPVIADVWLKLFEEAGIEYYLNKQITEVTKEGVVLDDGTQIKADYKVILPPNKPVLFDSWLEVRGPKDLRLKDYDDVFAVGDIAKLPFPKNAEIATQSALNAAAKLMEELGVGGGNYVDYKFSGWAYAGNLKGELKTLSVQFSLDFSEGKPKGSKDPEPKEEYTKRKDAWEQAMLKKLFGY, encoded by the coding sequence GTGGCGAAGGTAGTCATCTTGGGCGGCGGTGTCGCCGGCCTCACCGTGGCTCACGCGCTGGCCGAAAAGGGCGTCGAGAGCACCGTAGTCAGCTTGCACGACTACTACATCAGCGGCCCCAGCAGGCCGCTCATCTTGAGCGGCGAGCAGAGCGTCGACCGCATCACCAGGGGGTACAACTTCCTCCCCAAGGAAATCAAGGTGACCTACGGCAGGGTCGAGGAGGTCGACTTCGCCAACCGCAAGGTCAAGCTGGCGAACAAGAGGGAGCTGGACTACGACTACTTGGTGGTTGCCCTCGGCCTGAGGTACGCTTACGACGCCATTAAGATTGAGGACCACGTGTTCAACGTTTACGACTTGGGTAAGGTGTTTGACCTAAAGCACTTGGTGTGGAACATAACTGAAGGCACCATAGTGGTCAACGCCCCCAAGCAGCCCTACCGCTGTGCCCCCGCACCCGGCGAGACCGTCATGACCATAGACATGATATTGAGGCACAGGGGAGTTAGGGACAAGGTGAAGCTGATATTCGTGGACGGAAACGAGAAGCCCCAGCCTCCGGTGATAGCGGACGTGTGGCTCAAGCTCTTCGAGGAGGCCGGCATAGAATACTACCTCAACAAGCAGATAACTGAAGTAACCAAGGAAGGAGTGGTTCTGGACGACGGCACCCAGATAAAGGCCGACTACAAGGTCATACTGCCCCCCAACAAGCCCGTCTTGTTCGACAGCTGGCTGGAGGTCAGGGGTCCCAAGGACTTGAGATTGAAGGATTACGACGACGTCTTCGCTGTGGGCGACATAGCCAAGCTCCCCTTCCCCAAGAACGCCGAGATAGCCACCCAGAGCGCGCTCAACGCGGCGGCCAAGCTAATGGAAGAGCTGGGCGTCGGAGGGGGCAACTACGTGGACTACAAGTTCTCCGGCTGGGCCTACGCCGGCAACTTGAAGGGCGAGCTGAAGACTTTGAGCGTCCAGTTCAGCTTGGACTTCAGTGAGGGCAAGCCCAAGGGGAGCAAGGACCCGGAGCCCAAGGAGGAGTACACCAAGAGGAAGGACGCGTGGGAGCAAGCGATGCTCAAGAAGCTCTTCGGTTACTGA
- a CDS encoding RsmB/NOP family class I SAM-dependent RNA methyltransferase, with amino-acid sequence MRTAYPADGRFSYGKRILEELGEQFDLPELFEALRTPGKRLCARVNLLRGSPEEVLEELERTGYEPETPYPYEELVCVRVEGPFEVPLTDAVVVADKRAAESVLMGADLYAPGLLEAKGVKAGEPVTVLAEKTLEPVGFGRALFEGEPPRRGKVVETVVTKFKAPKFRELKSFEKGLIYPQSAPAVAAVRALEPEGLVVDMNAAPGGKAFHAYELLRGKGKVIAFDISKKRISKMMEEMRRLGHSFEVVRADSRYLDLDFPHLVGKADRVIVDPPCTAIGVIPKVWDVKKDEDMINAFEYQKQFVKVAYKLLKKGGLMLYSTCTLTKTENERVVEFAEEMGFEVVEKDTPWGKTPVKVSPSVHGEPGFFIAILKKK; translated from the coding sequence GTGAGGACAGCTTACCCGGCCGACGGGAGGTTCTCCTACGGCAAACGGATCTTGGAGGAGCTGGGAGAACAGTTCGACCTCCCCGAGCTCTTCGAGGCGCTCCGGACCCCGGGCAAGAGGCTCTGCGCGAGGGTTAACTTGTTGAGGGGCTCTCCGGAGGAGGTCTTGGAGGAGCTCGAGAGGACCGGCTACGAGCCCGAGACCCCCTACCCCTACGAGGAGCTGGTCTGCGTGCGGGTGGAGGGGCCCTTCGAAGTCCCCTTGACCGACGCGGTCGTGGTGGCGGACAAGAGGGCCGCGGAGAGCGTCTTAATGGGGGCCGACCTCTACGCCCCGGGCCTCTTGGAGGCTAAGGGGGTCAAGGCGGGAGAGCCCGTGACCGTCTTAGCGGAGAAGACCTTGGAGCCCGTGGGCTTCGGGAGGGCCCTCTTCGAAGGGGAACCCCCGCGGAGGGGAAAGGTCGTCGAAACGGTAGTAACTAAGTTCAAGGCCCCTAAGTTCAGAGAGCTGAAGTCCTTCGAGAAGGGCTTGATCTACCCCCAGAGCGCTCCGGCAGTGGCCGCGGTGAGGGCGCTGGAGCCCGAGGGGTTGGTGGTCGACATGAACGCCGCCCCGGGAGGCAAGGCCTTCCACGCGTACGAGCTGTTGAGGGGGAAGGGGAAGGTAATAGCTTTCGACATCTCTAAGAAGAGAATAAGCAAAATGATGGAAGAGATGAGGAGGCTCGGGCACTCCTTCGAGGTCGTCAGGGCGGACTCGAGGTACCTAGACTTGGACTTCCCGCACTTGGTGGGGAAGGCGGACAGGGTGATAGTAGACCCCCCGTGCACAGCAATAGGCGTGATACCGAAGGTGTGGGACGTCAAGAAGGACGAAGATATGATAAACGCGTTCGAGTACCAAAAACAGTTCGTCAAGGTGGCCTACAAATTGTTGAAGAAAGGGGGTTTAATGCTCTACTCCACGTGTACCTTAACTAAGACAGAGAACGAGCGGGTGGTGGAGTTCGCGGAGGAGATGGGCTTCGAAGTGGTCGAGAAGGACACCCCTTGGGGGAAGACCCCAGTTAAGGTGAGCCCGAGCGTGCACGGGGAGCCGGGCTTCTTTATCGCAATACTCAAGAAAAAGTGA
- the purF gene encoding amidophosphoribosyltransferase, producing the protein MAAAPWADEVYVLLEGLQHRGQESAGVAWVEDGEIKFSGGMGLVKDAIKEAPHKGPAIGHVRYSTSGGYARVQPVVTKKLALAFNGNIINFKFLEPSSRWDAEALIKSIINEKTKGLDLFEAARRVLERAKGSYSLVALAADGRVLVARDPWGFRPLAYRWPHVASETAALEDIGMTWEELEPNKLVMLEEGVPTKEAKISYDRRKAYCAFEYVYFQRPESYFNGVNVHVSRVRMGMILAEEKPADADVVLPVPDSGRSAAIGYSRRSGIPLDEGLVKNRYLGRSFIMPPGLREVIAMKKYGVVKEVVEGKRVVVVDDSIVRGTTMKRIVKLLKEKGAEEVHVRIASPPVRAPCYMGIDFPSREELVAAERGEEELSELWGADSVGYLSVEGLRRAIGLEELCVACFTDVYPFPISEEEVRSMLKAHKA; encoded by the coding sequence GTGGCCGCGGCCCCGTGGGCCGACGAGGTCTACGTGCTCCTAGAGGGCCTTCAGCACAGAGGCCAAGAGAGCGCCGGCGTCGCTTGGGTCGAGGACGGGGAGATCAAGTTCTCGGGAGGGATGGGGCTAGTAAAAGACGCGATAAAGGAGGCCCCGCACAAGGGGCCCGCGATAGGCCACGTGAGGTACTCCACGTCCGGCGGCTACGCCAGGGTTCAGCCTGTCGTAACGAAGAAATTGGCCCTTGCCTTCAATGGTAATATAATAAACTTCAAGTTCCTCGAGCCCAGCTCCCGGTGGGACGCGGAAGCCCTAATCAAATCCATCATTAACGAGAAGACTAAGGGGTTGGACCTCTTCGAGGCGGCCAGGAGGGTGCTAGAGAGGGCGAAGGGGAGCTACAGCTTGGTCGCCCTCGCCGCCGACGGGAGGGTGTTGGTCGCGAGGGACCCTTGGGGCTTCAGGCCGCTGGCCTACCGCTGGCCCCATGTGGCCTCCGAGACCGCGGCGCTGGAGGACATCGGCATGACGTGGGAGGAATTGGAGCCCAACAAGCTGGTCATGCTCGAGGAGGGGGTCCCCACCAAGGAAGCCAAAATAAGTTACGACAGGAGGAAGGCCTACTGCGCCTTCGAGTACGTGTACTTCCAGAGGCCGGAGAGCTACTTCAACGGGGTTAACGTCCACGTGTCTAGGGTTAGGATGGGAATGATACTAGCCGAGGAGAAGCCCGCGGACGCGGACGTGGTCTTGCCGGTCCCGGACTCGGGGAGGAGCGCGGCGATAGGCTACTCCAGGCGCTCGGGAATCCCCTTGGACGAGGGCTTGGTGAAGAATAGGTACTTGGGGAGGAGCTTCATAATGCCCCCAGGCCTAAGGGAGGTAATAGCCATGAAGAAGTACGGGGTAGTTAAGGAGGTGGTGGAGGGGAAGAGGGTAGTGGTGGTGGACGACAGCATAGTGAGGGGGACCACCATGAAGAGGATAGTGAAACTCTTAAAGGAGAAGGGGGCCGAGGAGGTGCACGTGAGGATAGCCTCTCCCCCCGTGAGGGCCCCTTGTTACATGGGGATAGACTTCCCCTCTAGAGAGGAGCTGGTCGCGGCGGAGAGGGGCGAGGAGGAGCTGAGCGAGCTCTGGGGCGCGGACAGCGTGGGCTACTTGAGCGTGGAAGGGCTGAGGAGGGCCATAGGCCTCGAGGAGCTCTGCGTGGCCTGCTTCACCGACGTGTACCCCTTCCCCATCTCCGAAGAAGAGGTGAGGAGCATGCTCAAAGCTCACAAGGCTTGA
- a CDS encoding YfcE family phosphodiesterase translates to MKVLIASDAHVPDREREIPKEIREFLASEAPFDLVLYAGDLTGPEVLEWLKGLGEEVKAVRGNMDYLPLPEEALVELDGVKALVVHGHQVRPRGNLDALSAMALSRGARVIVHGHLHKPLIKEHKGVLHLNPGSVTGTWGGSSLGGDPTFMIVRPSKGALEVDLYALKGGRLERSSYSLRI, encoded by the coding sequence TTGAAGGTATTGATCGCTTCGGATGCCCACGTGCCGGATAGGGAGAGGGAAATACCAAAGGAGATAAGGGAGTTCCTGGCCTCCGAGGCCCCCTTCGACCTAGTCTTGTACGCTGGGGACTTGACAGGGCCGGAGGTGCTGGAGTGGCTCAAGGGCTTGGGGGAAGAGGTAAAGGCGGTGAGGGGGAACATGGATTACTTGCCCTTGCCGGAGGAAGCCTTGGTGGAGCTCGACGGCGTTAAGGCGTTGGTCGTCCACGGGCACCAAGTGAGGCCCCGCGGGAACTTGGACGCCTTGAGCGCGATGGCCCTCTCGAGGGGGGCGAGGGTAATAGTACACGGCCACTTACACAAGCCCCTAATCAAGGAACACAAGGGGGTGCTCCACCTCAACCCCGGCTCGGTGACCGGCACTTGGGGCGGGAGCAGCTTGGGGGGCGACCCCACGTTCATGATAGTTAGGCCGTCCAAGGGCGCCTTGGAGGTGGACCTCTACGCCCTCAAGGGCGGGAGGCTCGAGAGGAGCTCTTACAGTTTAAGGATATAA
- a CDS encoding THUMP domain-containing protein, producing the protein MAEGDMSPDTVLLIAYSEIALKGKKRGFMERALASSIRRWHERRGLEVRLQHEGGRLVVEGAFSAEVARVPGVHHVARAFALEKAPPEELVEAIAEVVKAEPPVAVRVKRGDKRYPLTSVELAAKVGEALGLPVDLKSPRTAIFVEIRKRVYVYTSRDVREGVGGLPYGVEGEVGVSYRDPLKGLLASALLARRGARVFPHEPYPGLEALAEALPEPLIIKRSPPPVAGRDLFPGEPCVPQRTLSKVKLMLGGEGVEGIDRFGCPRAG; encoded by the coding sequence GTGGCAGAAGGCGACATGTCTCCCGATACCGTCCTTCTGATAGCCTATTCCGAAATAGCCCTCAAGGGAAAGAAGAGAGGTTTTATGGAGAGGGCGCTGGCCTCTTCGATAAGGCGCTGGCACGAGAGGAGGGGGCTGGAGGTAAGGCTCCAGCACGAGGGCGGGAGGTTAGTGGTGGAGGGGGCGTTCAGCGCGGAAGTCGCTAGGGTGCCCGGGGTCCACCACGTGGCCCGCGCGTTCGCCCTCGAGAAGGCGCCTCCGGAGGAGCTAGTGGAGGCCATAGCCGAAGTGGTGAAGGCGGAGCCTCCGGTGGCGGTGAGGGTCAAGAGGGGGGACAAGAGGTACCCATTGACCAGCGTGGAGCTCGCCGCGAAGGTGGGCGAAGCCTTGGGCCTTCCGGTGGACTTGAAGAGCCCTAGGACGGCGATCTTCGTAGAAATAAGGAAGAGGGTTTACGTCTACACCTCGAGGGACGTAAGGGAAGGGGTAGGGGGGCTTCCCTACGGCGTGGAGGGGGAGGTCGGAGTGAGCTACCGGGACCCCCTCAAGGGCCTCTTGGCCTCCGCGCTGTTGGCCCGAAGGGGGGCTAGGGTCTTCCCCCACGAGCCCTACCCGGGGTTGGAGGCGCTCGCGGAGGCCCTCCCCGAGCCCCTCATTATTAAGCGCTCTCCCCCGCCCGTCGCCGGAAGGGACCTCTTCCCGGGGGAGCCTTGTGTCCCTCAGAGGACCTTGTCCAAGGTTAAGCTCATGTTAGGGGGTGAGGGCGTTGAAGGTATTGATCGCTTCGGATGCCCACGTGCCGGATAG
- a CDS encoding transcriptional regulator yields MLLRPHCEVAASEVLPSIRAAVVYYLSKHYNLSNYVIAKKIGTTASTVSNYLKDKRSKWDKVNEILNDPEASKLVKLMAKLIAEDKATPEDLSYLMCKTCRTLMRKWQKATCLPIPSF; encoded by the coding sequence ATGTTGTTGCGACCCCACTGTGAGGTGGCCGCCAGCGAGGTCTTGCCCTCCATTAGGGCGGCCGTGGTATATTACTTGAGCAAGCATTACAACTTGAGCAACTACGTGATAGCTAAAAAGATAGGGACCACCGCCTCCACGGTTAGCAACTACTTGAAGGACAAGAGGAGCAAGTGGGACAAAGTAAACGAGATACTCAACGACCCCGAAGCGTCCAAGCTAGTTAAGTTGATGGCCAAACTCATCGCAGAGGACAAGGCTACCCCGGAAGACCTGAGCTACCTAATGTGTAAGACTTGTAGGACGCTCATGCGCAAGTGGCAGAAGGCGACATGTCTCCCGATACCGTCCTTCTGA